In the genome of Fusarium graminearum PH-1 chromosome 2, whole genome shotgun sequence, the window TCCCTGTCCTCCTCATTCATCAAATGCACACGGTAGTATCTTCGTCCCGTCTGGATATCTATGtcctccaacttgacaaAGCTCGTTCGGTACCAAAGCTTATGGCCGACGTacatgacaagaacaatgggCACAGCCATCAGTCGAAGGAAGACATTTTGAACAATATCTCCTGTTGTCGCGTCTGCCTTCATCTCGACGGGTGAAACAGCCGTCCAGACTTGGCTCAACAGGATAAGAGTGTATCCGCAGAGAGCGAACCATGATCCAGCGGTGCCGGATCGCGCGCGGAAGGGCAATTGCTCGAGAGTGTGCGATGCATGGGCCCAGGATTTGCGGAATCGGATATGCGTGAGGCAAATGCTGCCCCAGGTAAACAGCGTCGCAAGAGAACTAACAGACAACAACCAGTTAAAGATAACATTTTGGGCCTTCAAGTCAACAATAAAAGCCAACAATCCGACACAGGAGGCAAAGATGATAGCCACCAACGGACGACCCTGCTTATCAACAtaggagaagatggctggCGCCATAGACTGATCTGCAAGAGCAGCTAGCGTTCGCGAGGAACCGAAAACAGAAGAGTTGCCAACACTGATGACGGCGATAAGAATGACGGCGTTCATGACACTTGGTAAGACTGTCGTTCCCATCGATTCAATGGCGACAACGAAGGGTGAGGCGGCAgagttggaggagctggCATCGAGGATGCGAGGGTCGTTGTGAGGAACCAATAGGCTGACGAGCATGAGGGAGACGATGTAGAAGAGCGTGATGCGCCAAAAGACCTGCTTGATGGCGCTGGGTAGGGACTTGCGAGGGTTGGCTGTCTCGGCTGCTGCTAATCCGATAAGTTCTGTGCCGGTGAATGAGAAACATGACGTGACGAGCACGGAACAAAAGCCTTTGAAGccgttgttgaagaagcctGGGTCAACCCAATAGCGGCCTCCGATGTAGCTTCCTGTAGGTTCGCCTCCAATGTTGATGACGATTccaagaaggctgagagGGTTTGTTAGTCAACGGGCTTGGTCAAGAGACTCATGGGGGGTGGGTAGAAGACACATACATGAAGGCGACGATAGCAGTGACTTTGATGGTTGAAAAGACGAACTCGGCTTCACCGTAGGCTTTTACGCCaaagaggttgatgatgaaaatgGCAGCAAGGAAAATGACGACAAAGACGGACTTGGTGATACCCTCATTCCAGTAAGTAATAGTAAAAGCGCCGGCGATAATCTCGAGAGGTAGAGTGAAGAGCCATTGGAGACAATAACTGGTTTGGTCAGCACCCCACTACTCGATATAGCTTCAATGATGTAATTGATGACTATGACTTACTTCCATCCCATAGCAAAGCCCCATGAGGGGTCGAGGAAACGTgtggaaaaggcagagaaTGAACCAGCGATGGGGAAGATGACGGCGAGTTCGGCGAGCGATTGCATGGTGCAGTATTGTAGAGCACCGATGGCAATGTATGAGATCAGAACACTACCAGGGCCACCTTCGTGAAGAGCTGTACCGGAAGTAACAAAGAGACCAGTACCTTTGGTTCATTAGCAAGACCATTTGTCGTTTGCGATGATGGGTGGACATACCAATAGCACCACCAAAAGCAATCATCTGTAAATGCCTTCCCTTCAATTCCCTTGCCAGCGCCGACGTCGCCGTCTTTGCATTGGCAGCTCTTATGTCAAAGTATCTGTTATCGCCTGGGATTTGGGGTGGCTCCTCAGACTGGTATTGTTTATCccaacccttcttcatctttcgTCGATCGGCCCTTCGAAAACCATCCAACCAATCGCTCTGTTCTCTGGACTGTTCCTCTGAGCTGGGCACCGAGACGGCCcaggctttggtggtgttgttgttgttgccgtCATCCTTGTATTGCGACGACGATGCGCTCATGTCGTTCATCTCGATGGCTTCGACATCGCGGGCGAGAGCGACCTCGACTTTGATGTCGGTCGTCTTCTTAATGTCATGTGACATTGTGAGAGGTTGTTTCACAATGCGCGCGACAAGTTAAAAAAGAttggagaaaagagaaaagagagagagagaaataaAGGCGAAAAGATCGTGAGGGTCCGCCAAGGTTAAGGCTGTGGAGTCTTTGAGACAGACAgtgacaaggacaatgcaGGTAATTAATTATAAAACTCAACGGGGATATTCATAGATGGTCCGTGAGTCCACATGGCAAATTGTACATGAAAGCAAAAGACAGTAAAAGAGGAgtgaagaaagagggaagagaTCGACAGATATTCGATGGGGGGGAATAAGCAGATGATAACTATCCAGACAAAACGAGGGGAATTGTACCATGGACTCGGCCTCGTCGGCTTCAATATGGGGACTGATGCTCCTTCTGGGGGTCTGGCCCGTAAGACTGACAGTGACCTAAAGCTCAGCGGCTGAAGACACAGACCATTCAGTGCTAGCTAGACCAGTCTAGTGCCATATTCAAAGCCCCCTGCATGAGAGAGCTGCCTTCGCTAGACCCCTCTAGGAGTATTTCTCCTTCAGTGGCGTGCTGTGTCCcggcaaggccaagccaTGTCAAATTCTCTTGGCAGGAGTAGATTGGTCTGTCAAGTTTCTAGTGTGTCTGGACATTCATGCCAGAAGAAAAGGCTTTAAACGTTTTAGGAACACACAATCAAGAGGCTAAACGTTGCGTTGCCCAGACAAGGAAGGTCGTTGGATGCTGTCGCGTGCTGGGCTGGCTAGGTTTCAGGGGTTTGAGGTCCAGACCCTGACCAGTAATTCCACTGTATCTAATCTATCTCGAGGTGCTGTGGCGATAATCACGCATCAATTGATCCTTTTACCATGTGATTGGATACCAGCAAGTGTGGGATATCCAAGAGACTTGGCCATATCACCTCGTCAGATAACCATTCATCACCAGGTTTACAATTCATCGTGGGTAAATAGAAAGTAATAATAAACGACATTGCAGACCCAACAGGGATCAAACTATTGCTGCTAGCCTCCGAAGTCGGCAATAGACTTTTTTAATGGTGCCATTCTGCTGGAGCTAACTGGACTAATGCCTCAGTGTAGAACAAGTTCCTCTTGGGGAATGACACCCGAGTATCGCCAAGAACTCTAATTCCGCCTCATTACCATCTAATCAACGGCAGATGATAATTATTTCACCAGGTTAGTCATCGCTTCAGTGATGGTTTGCACTGCGTGTAGATGGCAATCAGACTACTCAGCATCCCGCTGGCGCAAACGACTCCTTCATCCCACTGAACAAGCCCTGCAGCCGCTGATGAGACGGTGATATCACAGAGACTAGACACTAATTGGAGCTTGCTGGCCGTCTTTCGACTGCGGCGTTGTCAATCACGTCAGCTGCCATGCGGCGCATGTGAtaggaggaggacgatgcTTACAAGAGAGACTGCCTAtcaccttgaccttgatcaCTGGTATCTGATGTCTTCAATTGGTACAGGCAGTACACCTGCGCAACAAGCCCGCAAACACCTGCGGCAAACCATACCCGGAAAGCTCTCCTTTCCAACGTCTTGGCACCCTTCCAGGGGACGAAACCGATGCTATTGAGCACCGTTGCGTTATCGCATGTCATGTACACAGCCGTTAACAGTTGACGAATCACAGTAACGTACCCCAGGAAAAGGTCCTGGTGTCTACCCGTTAAGCTCCGTGCGGCAAAGCGGAATTGCTGTGTGAATTTCCCGACGCGGAGAAGCTTTGCTGTGAGCGATAGCTGTCGCATCAGAAGCTGCCACCGATGCACCGTCGACGGTGAAGCATTCTTTTGACTGAGGAGCCACGCGGCGAGACGAGaggagaagacgaggaagcgTATGAGGACATCGCGCTCGGTGGTTGTGAAGTGAATGTCGCTGATCTGTGAAACAATGAATGCTACATTCTTGTTCATCCTGGACGCCAGAACCTCAacgatggaggagatgaatgGCTGTCATTTCCTCTAAACCGGTGAGACGGTTGAAGCTCCAAACAGACCAGAGACAAGGCGGTGTGTGTCCCACCAAAGTCGCGATAAGCGAACAGGGGTCCTTGGAGACGTCATTGAAGTCGATTAGCGGACAATGTTCTCATTGAGCTGCGTTATCCGAAAAGTTGCCTCGGCTTGATGGGATGGAGATCTGGGGAAGCTGGATTTATTCCCGTTTGAGGTTTGTTTGAGCCGTGATATTTCCACAATTGATATGCGTCCGCTATTGAACGGGCGCTGAACCGCGGAATTCTTCCTAGTTTAGATGGCTGCGATATGACTGTCACTGACTAGGTTTGAGGCCGTATCTGTGGTTCCACATCTTTGGTTCCGCAAACTAGTAAAAGGCAGTGACTCTATTTCAGGATACCTCGACCACAATACAGTCGAGTATATTTTGTATCGCGGCCTGTCGTTCCGTCGTATCTCCAAACACTAGAACCATACTCTGTAACGATACTACAATATGGCACCTCTGATACAAGCACGCCCATGGGACACAAGTATTCGGCTATACTTGACCCATTGAGGCTGTTTTATTCCCCTCTTTGATCATACCTACCCGATACCGGTGCAGTGAGTAGTAAGTGATGACATTTACAAGCATATGGTTGACCATCCACCGGATTTGGAGGTTAGCGTGTCTCCCACGTGTAGCCCTACGGAGACGGAGttccatcttgtcaaacCTTGGTCTAGCCGTTGGATCGCATCGTCGATCGATCCCAAAGTTttctcgatgagaagaggGAGCTGCAATTAAGCTTATAACGTAGTCTATCGTATCGAGACCAGGTACAATGCCCTTAGCTTTGTCGCTCATCACCTACATGATCCTAATTTTCACCTTTAAACCTGCTACGTTCATGACATCAGCTGACATTCCCCTGAAGGGTCGGGTAATTAAGTAGTGATCCTGTCTGACATGCATCCAGCCACAGTAATCTTATTGGATGGGTACCTCTTGGGGTCAGGGCCGATTTGAAAccagcaagaagatctgTATCGTCcaacagccaccaaagtTAGACAGAACCACGACATGGCTGAACAACGCAGCTTCATGACATGAAATTTGAATGAATTGCTTACTTAGTTGTGAGCATCGATGTCACTGCGCCTTTGAATGTGGAACAGAA includes:
- a CDS encoding general amino-acid permease GAP1 — its product is MSHDIKKTTDIKVEVALARDVEAIEMNDMSASSSQYKDDGNNNNTTKAWAVSVPSSEEQSREQSDWLDGFRRADRRKMKKGWDKQYQSEEPPQIPGDNRYFDIRAANAKTATSALARELKGRHLQMIAFGGAIGTGLFVTSGTALHEGGPGSVLISYIAIGALQYCTMQSLAELAVIFPIAGSFSAFSTRFLDPSWGFAMGWNYCLQWLFTLPLEIIAGAFTITYWNEGITKSVFVVIFLAAIFIINLFGVKAYGEAEFVFSTIKVTAIVAFILLGIVINIGGEPTGSYIGGRYWVDPGFFNNGFKGFCSVLVTSCFSFTGTELIGLAAAETANPRKSLPSAIKQVFWRITLFYIVSLMLVSLLVPHNDPRILDASSSNSAASPFVVAIESMGTTVLPSVMNAVILIAVISVGNSSVFGSSRTLAALADQSMAPAIFSYVDKQGRPLVAIIFASCVGLLAFIVDLKAQNVIFNWLLSVSSLATLFTWGSICLTHIRFRKSWAHASHTLEQLPFRARSGTAGSWFALCGYTLILLSQVWTAVSPVEMKADATTGDIVQNVFLRLMAVPIVLVILVFSILQETPEVPTEAVASLKKRNAPLGFPVDSREVGSQGNLL